A stretch of Lentibacillus sp. JNUCC-1 DNA encodes these proteins:
- a CDS encoding chemotaxis protein CheC, with product MMEHELSSIEKDVLKEIGNIGAGNAATAMAQLINQTVDMAVPTVNIAAFDEVMEIVGGPDTPVAAVVINITGDITGKVYFVLSIAEAEFIASQVTGEPDIQLLNGAPPKTIAISALQEIGNILTGSYLSALSDFTQLNMVSSVPDLGIDMAGAILSGGLVDLSQYSDYAIIIDTRIKGKSHSNRIHGHFLLLPDPGSFTKIFNALGVYRDDE from the coding sequence ATGATGGAACATGAATTATCAAGCATTGAAAAAGACGTGCTAAAAGAAATTGGTAATATCGGAGCAGGCAATGCGGCTACAGCAATGGCACAATTGATCAATCAAACAGTGGACATGGCCGTACCAACTGTTAATATTGCTGCTTTTGACGAGGTGATGGAGATTGTAGGGGGACCTGACACACCTGTTGCTGCAGTTGTCATCAACATTACCGGTGACATTACCGGCAAGGTGTATTTTGTACTCTCGATCGCAGAGGCAGAGTTTATTGCCTCTCAAGTTACAGGCGAACCTGACATTCAGCTGTTGAATGGAGCACCACCTAAAACCATTGCCATTTCAGCATTGCAGGAGATCGGTAATATCCTCACCGGATCATATTTATCCGCGCTTTCGGACTTTACACAACTCAACATGGTCTCATCAGTGCCCGATTTAGGCATTGATATGGCAGGAGCAATATTAAGTGGTGGATTAGTAGATTTATCACAGTATAGCGACTATGCGATAATTATTGACACACGAATTAAAGGCAAAAGCCATTCAAACCGTATACATGGGCATTTTTTACTTTTGCCTGACCCCGGGTCCTTCACGAAAATTTTTAATGCCTTAGGGGTTTACCGCGATGATGAATGA
- a CDS encoding chemotaxis protein CheW, whose product MSKEEMGFRKSIVFQLGNDYYTLPVEQIGLIERMQPITRVPGTAAFVKGVINLRGVVTPVIDLRERFGIEPKAADDATRIIIVHWDEMEVGLLVDKASDVMDIPEADIEPPPELVGTVDIDYIEGVAKVDSRLLILLDLSKVLTKDNFHAHASER is encoded by the coding sequence ATGTCAAAAGAGGAAATGGGCTTCAGGAAGTCAATTGTTTTTCAATTAGGAAACGACTATTACACACTCCCTGTCGAACAAATCGGGTTGATAGAACGCATGCAGCCAATTACACGGGTCCCTGGCACAGCAGCTTTTGTGAAGGGTGTTATTAATTTACGCGGGGTGGTTACACCTGTGATTGATTTAAGAGAACGATTTGGGATTGAACCAAAGGCAGCTGATGATGCAACCCGGATTATTATTGTACATTGGGATGAGATGGAAGTAGGCCTGCTGGTAGATAAAGCAAGTGATGTGATGGATATTCCTGAAGCAGACATCGAACCCCCACCTGAACTGGTTGGCACGGTTGATATTGATTACATTGAGGGTGTTGCAAAAGTAGACAGCCGTTTGCTGATCCTGCTGGACTTGAGTAAAGTGCTGACTAAAGATAACTTTCATGCGCATGCATCAGAAAGGTAG